A genome region from Littorina saxatilis isolate snail1 linkage group LG16, US_GU_Lsax_2.0, whole genome shotgun sequence includes the following:
- the LOC138951413 gene encoding uncharacterized protein, with protein MASKQGGSGAIPKTSRQACCQCSRESRCIRQGVCDCRANCTRCTNCAAQGCTNRAVDLGPAVECAPPCSTSGSPGNQAASPAPPLMARSQESEDQVLRLSDHEREFLNAWFPHLESESYIIPPAHMDTVHERMAYTGESERIQVLKTQQQIDIDESIEVRDTVHIDRVLKNVHHCMNQIKDKAAREKEIMVILTQAKLGVYGADTQSIYTGAAARNTNSVKAEPLNLKEDFVDLLVIHRERGIMMAAIIPQTEDDPLAVQEELKKAAAYLKQARDVVRRSVLGDLVTQPALHQAIVLPDTTRRCLEEVLENMSDLQELQEGLSVESGRNVSHVCLCEDDMADQTRLDAWWRASLEWNEGENHAMDTATYTQLVARFSIPLTTIELFLSRQPRLQLWTQGHLVHAVGMEHGRPMTCIALFPQQFQVLDEPPDDYDVDVRILWGPTGTSKSIVLIIKGLFLLRKGCATVFVLQTSDDGAAAAYLVRHQVRETAGQGAGSVQLVNMAGVRKRDRKGQYHLTEEGKNKLEKLCQHAQTHGRVHILADEAECDVIAEIYRALKQRHVRFTLWAAGVKLDVPPHMKRHVRYLTEPLRSPPAVVREVEQASDMKKGTVPAYTRPPVSAPCDGPPVLTVDHYDDWYPGDRQGHEGVVPWRCARCGELVADMLRDLRVGQYTSVCLSVCLAGCLSVCSCIHGMVFALIPFQARPPPRVEPCLVSHVVLTKTYVADIPT; from the exons GGACCGGCTGTGGAATGTGCTCCGCCGTGCAGTACCTCTGGGTCACCGGGGAACCAGGCTGCCTCTCCTGCCCCGCCCTTgatggcaagatcacaggaatcAGAGGACCAAGTGTTAAGGTTGTCAGACCATGAG AGAGAGTTTCTCAACGCCTGGTTCCCTCACCTTGAGAGCGAATCATACATAATCCCCCCGGCTCACATGGACACTGTGCATGAGAGAATGGCATATACCGGAGAAAGTGAGAGAATCCAGGTACTGAAAACACAGCAACAAATAGACATAGATGAGAGTATAGAGGTCAGGGACACTGTCCACATAGACAGAGTgctgaaaaatgtccaccactgCATGAATCAGATAAAGGACAAAGCCGCGAGGGAAAAAGAAATTATGGTAATTCTGACTCAAGCTAAACTTGGTGTATATGGTGCTGATACCCAAAGCATCTATACTGGTGCAGCCGCCAGGAACACGAACAGCGTCAAAGCAGAGCCGTTGAACCTGAAGGAGGACTTTGTGGACCTGCTCGTCATACATCGCGAGCGTGGGATAATGATGGCGGCAATCATACCTCAGACAGAAGACGACCCCCTTGCAGTTCAAGAAGAACTAAAGAAGGCCGCTGCGTACCTGAAGCAAGCCAGAGATGTTGTGAGGCGCTCTGTTCTGGGTGACCTGGTCACACAGCCAGCCCTCCACCAGGCCATTGTCCTGCCCGACACAACGAGACGCTGTCTGGAGGAGGTGCTGGAAAACATGAGCGAT TTACAGGAGTTGCAGGAAGGCCTCAGCGTCGAGTCAGGTCGGAATGTCAGCCACGTATGTCTTTGTGAGGACGACATGGCTGACCAGACAAGGCTCGACGCGTGGTGGAGGGCGAGCTTGGAATGGAATGAGGGCGAAAACCATGCCATGGATACAGCTACCTACACACAGTTGGTTGCCAG ATTCTCCATACCACTGACAACGATTGAGCTATTCCTCAGCAGACAGCCACGACTACAGCTGTGGACCCAGGGCCATCTTGTTCACGCTGTTGGAATGGAGCATGGTCGACCAATGACATGTATTGCTTTGTTCCCGCAGCAGTTTCAAGTCTTGGATGAGCCGCCAGACGACTACGACGTCGACGTGAGAATCCTCTGGGGCCCGACGGGCACTTCAAAAAGCATAGTCTTGATAATAAAAGGTTTGTTTCTGCTGAGGAAGGGCTGCGCCACAGTCTTCGTTCTTCAGACGAGTGATGATGGCGCTGCTGCTGCTTACCTTGTGCGTCATCAGGTGAGAGAGACTGCCGGACAGGGAGCCGGCAGCGTGCAGCTCGTCAACATGGCGGGGGTACGGAAGAGAGACAGGAAAGGACAGTATCACTTGACAGAGGAAGGCAAGAATAAATTGGAGAAGCTGTgtcaacacgcacagacacacggacgCGTGCACATCCTGGCCGATGAGGCTGAGTG tgacgtCATCGCAGAGATCTACCGGGCGTTAAAACAACGACACGTCAGGTTCACCCTGTGGGCAGCTGGCGTTAAGCTAGATGTACCTCCCCACATGAAGCGTCACGTCCGCTACCTGACGGAGCCCCTGAGAAGTCCACCTGCTGTGGTGAGAGAGGTGGAGCAGGCTAGCGATATGAAGAAAGGAACGGTCCCGGCCTACACCAGGCCGCCAGTGTCCGCACCGTGCGACGGCCCACCTGTCCTGACGGTTGATCACTATGATGATTGGTACCCCGGTGACAGACAGGGACATGAGGGTGTCGTTCCATGGCGGTGTGCACGGTGCGGGGAGCTGGTGGCAGACATGCTGCGAGATCTTCGTGTCGGTCAGtacacctctgtctgtctgtctgtctgtctggctggctgtctgtctgtct GTAGCTGTATCCATGGCATGGTTTTCGCCCTCATTCCATTCCAAGCTCGCCCTCCACCACGCGTCGAGCCTTGTCTGGTCAGCCATGTCGTCCTCACAAAGACATACGTGGCTGACATTCCGACCTGA